The Alnus glutinosa chromosome 1, dhAlnGlut1.1, whole genome shotgun sequence region ctgatcttattttaacctagttccaatttttaggtttttatgaataaaagaaaaataaaataaagtaaaacaaaagaaaaggtactgaGGTTTTAGAATTCACACCCATCAAATCGtaacaacatattctcatgttcatcaatacttatccgaagttctcaccatacaaattttatatatgttatactttgcttcaaaaattaattaaatcattcaatgaatctattctttgcacaaatcacaaaaaatatctagtttaaaccaaatcatcaaatgtatccgtagaacaaaacacaatgagtatccaacgttttgataaataaaaactcaagcaatcaattatatgaaactatcacaaatcatcacatgtatccggaaatcataATAGATCATCTTAATAATTGacttgaagtaaaacaattagaaataaaaaatgcataaaatcgAATAGTATAAACTTAAATGAAAATGTTGTTGCTAATCAATGGTaatgcttcatcctcaacctcaGATGCatctattttcaaaatggcacatctacccctcaaaaccctaataagaaaaaagaatgttaggattttaaaaaaatctgaaaatgcCGCTTCTACCCTCACAGTTACAATACGTGCACAACTTCTCTTCACTttcaagagaaaagaacaaaaataaataagccCTAGGGTTACAAAAGGAACGGAAATTATGTTTCTACCCTTGAAGTTATAAGCcaaaattggaaagaaaaatcagaGCTGGGTTCTGATGCCCGAGTGCTCTCGATTGCACTAAAGTGGCGCTCGAGCGCCTAAGAGATCGATCGCACTCAAGTGGCGCTCGAGCGCCTATCTTGAATAACAATTTTGCTTATAGCGTCCTACTTGCATGGACTCTAAAGATTTCTTTTCCCGCTTTTctgcaattccacataaaaacctctattttcctttaatgacctgcaaataactaaaacatcaaaactttctaaaaacactagaaaataataaagttaAAGGGCTAAAGGTTTAGCAGATGCAAATTAAGGAGCtcaaatatgcaatatttggaaCTCATCAACTTACATTTTACAAATACGTGAAATCATATTACTTAGCTTTGAATCTATGTATATATTCTAGTCTCCCTCTTGGAAGCATACACATTGGTGCAGAGGGATTCGAGTCAAACGATGCTAATTTGTTAGATTACACGTTGATGTTGCTAAATTACCTGGAGTGGGTAGATCAGCGCAAGATTGGTAAGAAATCGTGATCTGGCTTAATTGGAGCAATTTCCGAGTGCGCGACAGTATTTTGGCCAAAACTTTAGCTACGAGTGTCTGATTAGCGCATATGACCTAAATTCAGAAAGCTCTCTTCGGGGAACTCATCAACTTACATTTTACAAATACGTGAAATCATATTACTTAGCTTTGAATCTATGTATATATTCTAGTCTCCCTCTTGGAAGCATACACATTGGTGCAGAGGGATTCGAGTCAAACGATGCTAATTTGTTAGATTACACGTTGATGTTGCTAAATTACCTGGAGTGGGTAGATCAGCGCAAGATTGGTAAGAAATCGTGATCTGGCTTAAttgtatatatctatatatatatatatatatatatatatatatattttccatttatgctaacttttcatttattgtttaaGAGGTGATTTTGCTGTTTTTGGTAAAATTCTACTAAAggtcgaattttcagctatattagcccggcttgtggaCATTTTTCGGCACCAgtgattattgatatttttattgaaattcaGAGATTGTTTCTGTGTTTGggataattttctttgttttctttcttgcaAACTGCTTATTGAatagcctgcagaataatcaTTATTCTGTCCGGCTTCACACATATAAACACATCTATATCATACATGTCTGTACATTATATTTCTCAGTTATACTCATATACATGCACTCCATGATTTTCgagaaatacaagcatacaTGTACACTTAAGCaagaaatcatttaaatccTCATATGCAAACCAGTCATAATGGTATACACATGCTCTATTCCATTCAAATTCATAAGCATACCGATACATCTAGCATGAAATCTCAtataaaacataatatataagatCAGCATATAAAACTATGTCATGCATGCTTTCTTATACATCAATCTTTTACATTCCTTCTTTCTTATCACTCTGGGACTTGTCCCGAAGACTTCTAGGATATCCTTTCGTATATGTACCTATCATCATGTGGAACTTGTTCCTAGGAAGTTAGAGCTTACAACTCCTTTCAAGGATTTATCCCCCATAATGTTATCATTAAGTTAACAGCATTGAAGGCTTGCTCCCAGAGACTTGTCCCTTAGTGTAATGTTGGGGACTTGTCCTGATACTTTAATCTCTTAtgcatttttctcatttatgtTCATGATCATGTTTTATGCTAAAACTATCATACTTTTGCTTTCATATTTATGCATTGTTCAACAACATTTCAActtcataattcataaaacaTATAAGAAAATTCCTTACTCTTCTCAAAAGTCATAAATCATATCTCAATTCTAAGTTCCATAAAAGACACTTTAAAGCTCATAAATCACCttcaaaatcatatttcattatATTTCAAAGTATCAAAAGCAATATTAACTTACATAACACAACAACATTATATCAGCTCAAAGTTAAACATTTATAACATTCTTGCAATCTCACTAAAACCTCAAAACTTAGTATATTTCCATAGTGAGTTAAATACCCACCTTATCCGCTTGAGGGGGAATTTTTTACGGTAAGCCTTGCAATGCACCACTGCATTTCACAATTCAATAACACATTAAACTAAATCAAAACACTCTCAATTCTAAACACCACATAGGTTCTTGGTTTGTCTCAAGAACCCAACATCGTGGCAACCCATATAATTTCTAGGGTTTACTTTTActacccattaattaattaaaccaaCACCTAGAAACACTCATAGGTTTACAATTAAAAGTCTCTAATTTATACTACTCATTAACATTAGAACCTAACCCATAAATATGCATTGTCCATGAAACCCATAGATAACTTAGGATTAATTAACACTCTAAATACAATTAATCCACCAATTAATAACCTAGTGTTTAAACACCTAAAAACCCCAAATTTAACTCAAATCATAAAATTTATGGTTTATGCACATacttcaataattaattaaattgaagttttaattctttaatCCAACAACCCATGCCTTAAATAGTGTATAGGAATTCATTATACACAAAAGCCTCAAGTTAATTTTAGTCTAATACCTAAAAATTGACCTAACTTGGGCAAAAATTAGAGATTATAAATTTACCTCAAAATAATTGGTAGATTGGAAGTTCTAACGTTGATAAACGTTACCCAAAGCTCAACTTTGATGGAGGACTTTGGAACAACCCAAGCTCACACCTATAATTTACACATGACAAAGAGAGTAAGAAAGAGGGCTGaaaatttcagattttcagcTTTGAAAAACTTGTTTCATCCTCCTAAATGAAAACCTTTAAGGTTTGCCTTTTAATGGTTATTGAAACTCACACCCATAGCCAAGCTTTTGACCAAGCGGAAGAGTAAAatgagagggagggagagacaCTTACGGTTTCTAGCTTGTTAAAAAGCCATCATAGGAATTGAAGACTGGATTGGAAGCCAATGTCAAGGCACCAATGTTGCCACACCACAACCAAGATGATGTACGTCAATAGAAATGTGAAGAATTTCGTTAAGAAGAATGTGAATCCATTATATTTTTAGAGTGAGGTAATAACTTCAAGTccatgaaatatataaaacaaattaaatagtgAAATCAAAGAGGGGGTGGGGGTTGGTAGTAGAATATTGTGCATAAAAGCAATGCCCTTCAATATGAAAACCAATAGGATACAACTTAGTAGTTCAATTCAACATCGATACCCACCGAATACACAAACATTTCCTTTCACAaaccaaaagaaaggaaaaccaaaaccaaataaCCGCACATCTCCCATTTTCTAATGGCATCATCAGAAAACATCATACGAaaacataaatattaattaagggTCACAACACAAGTTCACAACTCATCTTAGTAGTAGCATTCAGTCACAAACTTCCACGTGGACCACGTTATTTAATTAGCAATACTTGTCCGAATAAAAGTGGCCACTTAATGCACTCCGTTGGCTGCACCATCAATGTGGCAGCACTTGAAACTGATATACGTCTCCATGATGCGGGGACAGTTGGGGCACTTCATGTTCTCTGGAATTCTCCCACTGGTATTTGGGATGTCAATGCGGCAGCATATGTGAGCAGTGTGGAGAACCTTGTTGTGGTACTCTTTGAATGTGAATTCGAAGCCCTTCTCGCGCACAAACTCCTTCCATTTGTCAAACTCCTCCACCACCTTCAAAATAGTTGTGCCGTGGCCACTGAGTACCACATTCGATCCTTTGCTCAACACAGCCCATCCGCTCTCATTCTTGTAGGAAAGTAGTTTCTGGATTTCTAGCGTCACAGAGTCGGCGTCGGTCTTCCTATGAGTCTTGGAAATGAACAAGCTTTCAATGCCGGTCCAGAATTTGCCGAGGATGCCGAGGTGGTCCTCTCCTTTGCTGCCCTTTCCAACGCTCACCAACTCAATGGAAATCCTTGCTTCCTTTATTGTTGCATCATTGGCAAGGGCGGTTGCTCTTTTGGTAAATTGTTGGATCCACTCGTTGTCCTTGCCCCCGTAAAAAAAGATGTACTTCTGATCTTTGATCTGATTCAACAACATATTTCAAACCTCAGTAAcatatttttttggcaaaatgtGTTAGAAATAGATTTGTGAAGTGAATTTACCCAGTTATCAATATTTGGGTGAACGTTGGTAGCTATGGAGCCAATCCATTCCCTATCATTCGACAAAGTTTCTTCCACTACAGTGGTGAAAGGGAAGGCCTTGATTCCCCATACTCTGATCATGTGGATTGCATTCTCATGTTCCACCTTTCCTTGCGGGTTCAACACCACAACGGAGGGCTTGCCCTTGAAGTGCCACTTCTCCTTCACGAAACGGATGCCTGCTATTGGTGAAAAGCACTGCACCACGTACCATGGCATCTTCGACCGCAAGAACTCAAACTTCTTTTGCAGGTCATCGGTCCATTGGTCCACAATTGGGATCCATACAATCTTGTACTGATTATCCTTCCTTATTGAATCATAAATTGGCCTCAGGATTGAAATGTCTTCATCGGTTATGTCTAGGCCCGAAATGAACAGTAACACGTTCTTCCTTTTCAGTATATCAATGTTAACCTGTATATGTCATATTACACATTGTTCAGCCAAGGTATCAATACTTACTAACATGAGTAGTAAGATTCCTGgccatgatatatatatatatatatcgttttTAGTCTAACATCAAGGTTAAAGACAATGTGCTTCTAAGTCGCTTTgtaactttaaaaaagtgattataTTATCACTTATGCATTTCCTTTTTCAGTGCTGAAAATATTCCTCCTTTCACTATTTGAAATGGGCCAAAGATCAGACAGACCcctcaatgaaaaaaaaaaattaattaatttataaacaaTATCTAATCAAATTAAACCATAACCCCTACAAAAAGTATAAGAGCATACATACCGGTTTTTTGGTAGAACCATCAACCAAGGGCTGCCCGTTGTCCTTGGAATAAATCAGTCCCTTAAATACCTCCATGATCTCCGTAGGGGTACGAAAAAGCTTCGTCAGCTTCCAGTAAGCCTCTGTCTCCTCTGCATTAAACCAATATCTCATCTCACCATTAGAGTAATCCAGTTTATCTTAATTAAGGCAATGAACTAATTGAATCTGCAAAATACATCCAAGGAAATTAACTTGCATTGTCCTTTCAAATTAATGTGCAAAATGAAGCTGACCTATTTGTTGCCTGCAAATTGTAATCTGCCTCTTGAGTTTGGTGAGGATGACGTTGAGTTTCTGAGAAAACTGGGAGAGTTCCTGCTTCTTGTCACTGAAAATCGTGCCATGTCCAAGTAGTGGCCAACCATGGTCAATTTTAACGCTTGTGAGATGGTAAATCAattatttccttatttttctacTACCATGAATTAACAATAACAAGACGTAAGATAAACCTACTTAATTTCTAAAATACATAACTACCATCATTTTAGAAAACCAAATTAAGATTGTGATATATTAAGAGCATTTTGAGATTGCgttagaaaaatttaaaaatgcttttaatacatgaatttagggttaacaattttttaaataaacttgACACAGCATTATGGTTAAAGTTTGACATACGCGAGTCctttttatgaaattataaatatattttttaatataataaatacaaattaaaacaagtcaaacatgttaaacaaatcgTGTTTGTGTCAAACATGCTGAGTTAAGCCAAATGGATTTGATATGTTTTGGTCTAATAAACAGGTCAAATGAGTTGTGTCCAGTTATTCGAAAgtcatatttgaattgaatCTTAACGGGTTCGTGGGTCGACCAGAACTCAACCCACCAACTCAAATTATTGCAAGTCATAAAAATGTCtctttaacaaataaaataaaataaaataaaatttattttttcaacttttttaactAAAAGGAGCTCTTAAATGCGTTTTtagaaaagtttaaaaataagacattttttttttctttctaaaaatactcttcaagtttttgtttcTCAACGTAGTaaaaaacagaaagaagaaagaacttaCTCCTCGCTTGTAAGAGCATCAGTATCAAAGTGGCTATTTCAAATGTTTCACCAAATAATAGAGAAATATCTCAAAACCCCTCTTGTATCAAGCTCTCCATAGTTTCTCCAAAACAACACTTGTCAGAAACTCTCTCTAAATCTGTCGCCCAGCTATTCTCACGCCATTCTTATTATATCATTTTATTCATTTCTCCCGCTTCTTTCACTTTCCTCCCGCCTTCCACTTTCCGTGCATTTCTCTTTGGCACTGTGCGATTTCTTCACTGAGAGTGCGATTTCTTCTTCAGTGCTGTGCAATTTCAACGGAGACTCGAGCTCGCCCCTTCATCGGAGGTTCCTCATCGCAACTTCCAGATCTGTCTTTGCTTCGGTActgctctctccctctccctctctctctccgttgCTTGGGTGCTTGGGGTTTAGTTCAAAGGGGTATGGGGCTATGAATGGGTTTAGTTCAAAGGGGTATGGGGCTTTCTTTTTATCCCCATTTGCAgcttgattcatttaatttttggatTGGATATGTTTTAAAATCTCTGGGGTTTGACGATCTAGAGCCATCATTGTTTGTGTCTTATGAGTTGTTGATGTTTCTTTGTATGGGTTTCTTAGATTAAGTTTTATTTGTCTGCTTTGAGTTGCCTCTGCTTTAAGTTTTATTTCCTGAATCTGAAATTTCAGCATATTTTGCTAGACTAGTCTCCCTGTCTGTGATGTTCATACCATTTCAACCATTTCAACCATCCATAACATGAGTATAGTATAAATTGGAGGATGACTTCAATGCACGGCCAAACGGAAGATTGTTCCTGATCCTCTATGCCCGATGTGTGGTCTGGAACCTGAGACGAGTGGTGATTTCTGATAGTTTTCTGAATATTTTTGAGTATCTGAGTAACAGGCTTTCTACTGAGATGTTAGAGCTGTTTGTAGTCATAGCTTATAAGCTTTGGCTCCGTCGGAATAGAGTtgtgtttgatgatttggtGATGCATCCTTCCTGTTTGTTGAAAGGGGCCATAGAAATGCTGGAAGATTTTCGGCTTAGTCAGATACCCAGCTGGCTGTAGCGCTAGACTGCACAATGTGCTCCTGGATTGTCATTATCTTTTAGAGTCTTTTACCTCTTGGAGTGTAAATCACGTGCGTCGTGATGGAAACAAGGCTGCCCATAAGTTAGCAAAATTAGCTATTTCACTTTACAGTAATCATGTGTGGGTTAATGTTTGTCCTAAAGAGATTTGGACTACTATCTGTAATGACTCTGTTTCTTAATGGAAGtatttcctttcaaaaaaaaaaaaaactctgctTCATTGTGGGCATGCCGCATTCCTACAACCATGTGATTTGGGTTGATCTCATTGAAATGACTATTTTGTCAATAAGGCAGATGGTATTTGGTGTCACTGacatggctatatatataggcatttctacaaacatatatatggtaCTAGGTGGTATTTGGTGTTATTCACATGG contains the following coding sequences:
- the LOC133874531 gene encoding protein SIEVE ELEMENT OCCLUSION B-like, with product MASNVVLASSQQPKKGDLSLFALSDVEIMNQIYATHVHNDEKFDVESLFIVVENILKRATQIVDNVVLGTPATVEHLEEKTPKAGFSPPLCTLKSISCEMQCKAPGEATAYKTTLSILNKLSNYSWDTKAVLTLAAFALDYGEFWLLAQSQSTDQLAKSVGTLRRVSVLLKRPTLQKHRQALIELNTVIKSTLEVIECIFELEKLSNYDTKDVPALSTGMDHIPVDVFWAIVTVVASTTQLCCLRGDYDKKQELSQFSQKLNVILTKLKRQITICRQQIEETEAYWKLTKLFRTPTEIMEVFKGLIYSKDNGQPLVDGSTKKPVNIDILKRKNVLLFISGLDITDEDISILRPIYDSIRKDNQYKIVWIPIVDQWTDDLQKKFEFLRSKMPWYVVQCFSPIAGIRFVKEKWHFKGKPSVVVLNPQGKVEHENAIHMIRVWGIKAFPFTTVVEETLSNDREWIGSIATNVHPNIDNWIKDQKYIFFYGGKDNEWIQQFTKRATALANDATIKEARISIELVSVGKGSKGEDHLGILGKFWTGIESLFISKTHRKTDADSVTLEIQKLLSYKNESGWAVLSKGSNVVLSGHGTTILKVVEEFDKWKEFVREKGFEFTFKEYHNKVLHTAHICCRIDIPNTSGRIPENMKCPNCPRIMETYISFKCCHIDGAANGVH